In Anaerolineae bacterium, one genomic interval encodes:
- the yjjX gene encoding non-canonical purine NTP phosphatase, producing MMQVIVASTNPVKQEAVRRAFARMFPQETWEVAGIAVPSGVGEQPLSDAETLRGALNRARAAREARPQAAYWVGIEGGVQPDGDDLLSFAWVAVLDRQGRLGRARSGTFLLPPVVARLVRQGYELGQADDVVCGEENSKQKMGAVGLLSGGVIDRTALYEHAIVLALLPFKHPVFRHTSSPSPTAGRP from the coding sequence ATGATGCAAGTGATCGTGGCGTCCACCAACCCTGTGAAACAGGAAGCCGTGCGGCGCGCCTTTGCCCGCATGTTCCCCCAGGAAACCTGGGAAGTCGCAGGGATTGCCGTGCCTTCGGGCGTCGGTGAACAGCCCCTGAGCGACGCCGAAACCCTGCGCGGCGCCCTCAACCGCGCACGGGCCGCCCGTGAGGCCCGACCCCAAGCCGCGTATTGGGTGGGCATTGAAGGCGGCGTCCAGCCCGACGGCGACGACCTGCTCTCCTTCGCCTGGGTCGCGGTGCTCGACCGCCAGGGCCGCCTGGGCCGCGCGCGCAGCGGCACCTTCCTGCTGCCCCCGGTGGTGGCCCGGCTGGTACGCCAGGGCTACGAACTGGGCCAAGCCGACGATGTGGTCTGCGGCGAGGAGAACAGCAAGCAAAAGATGGGTGCCGTGGGCCTGCTCAGCGGCGGCGTGATCGACCGCACTGCGTTGTACGAACACGCCATCGTGCTGGCCCTGTTGCCCTTCAAGCACCCGGTCTTTCGCCATACCTCTTCACCCTCTCCCACGGCGGGCAGGCCATGA
- a CDS encoding pyruvate, phosphate dikinase, which produces MSDKKWVYLFSEVDQAEAYVGGSWDAVRGLLGGKGANLAEMTRIGVPVPPGFTITTEACNAYYESGGKFPEGMWEQTLAALKKVEEQTGKKFGDPKNPLLVSVRSGAKFSMPGMMDTVLNVGLNDKTAKGMVELTQNERFVYDAYRRLIQMYGSVVLDIPDEAFEEVLEAMKRERGVEEDTDLTAEDLKELVERFKKVVKEHKGFDFPQDPMEQLRLAIEAVFRSWNSKRAMDYRNAAGIPHDLGTAVNIVTMVFGNMGWDSGTGVAFTRNPSTGEKEIWGEYLLNAQGEDVVAGIRTPSPIQKMAEELPEAYKQFLDIAEKLEKHYREMQDVEFTIERGKLWMLQTRNGKRTAKAAVKIAVDMVNEGLITKEEAVTRITPAQVDTLLHPQFDLAEVEKARKEGRVIAKGVNASPGAAVGKVYFDADTAEKMAKEHGEKVIMVRPFTKPDDVHGMIASQGILTSEGGATSHAAVVARQFGIPAVVGAGAIRIDLEKRQMTVGDITVQEGDWISIDGSTGEVFLGQMPTIAPSLEEQTELLTLLDWGDEIAATPGIRPAPEGWPTTGLQVWANADYPEDARRARAYGAKGIGLARTEHMFFEPERLPIVQRMILAESTEERKAALNELLPFQRSDFEGLFEAMDGYPVIIRLIDPPLHEFLPSLESLIEEVATMKAKGETEGLAEKEALLAKVRALHESNPMMGMRGVRLSIVMPEIVEMQVRAIFEAACNVKARGGSPKPEVMIPLTSHVNELKRIQPRLEEIAKQVMEEKGVTVEYKFGTMIEIPRAALTAREIAEVAQFFSFGTNDLTQMTFGYSRDDAERNFLITYIEEGILPANPFQTVDRDGVGRLMKIAVEEGRATRPELEVGICGEHGGDPATIEFCHLIGQNYVSCSPFRVPVARLATAQAALKHRPKA; this is translated from the coding sequence ATGAGCGACAAGAAATGGGTCTACCTCTTCTCCGAAGTGGATCAGGCCGAAGCCTATGTGGGCGGCAGTTGGGATGCCGTGCGGGGCCTGTTGGGCGGCAAAGGGGCCAACCTGGCCGAGATGACCCGCATCGGCGTGCCCGTTCCTCCGGGATTCACCATCACCACCGAAGCGTGCAACGCCTACTACGAGAGCGGCGGCAAGTTTCCTGAAGGCATGTGGGAGCAGACTCTCGCGGCCCTGAAGAAAGTAGAAGAGCAAACCGGGAAAAAGTTCGGCGACCCCAAGAATCCTTTGCTGGTCTCCGTGCGCTCGGGTGCCAAGTTCTCCATGCCCGGCATGATGGATACCGTGCTCAATGTGGGTCTCAACGACAAGACAGCCAAAGGCATGGTGGAACTCACCCAAAACGAACGCTTCGTGTACGACGCTTACCGCCGGCTGATTCAGATGTATGGCTCGGTGGTGCTGGATATCCCAGACGAGGCCTTTGAAGAGGTCCTGGAAGCGATGAAACGGGAGCGGGGCGTGGAAGAGGACACCGACCTCACCGCCGAGGATTTGAAGGAGTTGGTGGAACGCTTCAAGAAGGTGGTGAAGGAACACAAGGGCTTCGACTTTCCCCAGGATCCCATGGAGCAGTTGAGGCTGGCCATCGAGGCCGTGTTCCGCTCCTGGAACAGCAAACGGGCCATGGATTACCGCAACGCGGCGGGCATCCCCCATGACTTGGGCACCGCCGTCAACATCGTCACCATGGTGTTCGGCAACATGGGCTGGGACAGCGGCACCGGTGTAGCCTTCACCCGCAACCCCAGCACCGGCGAAAAGGAAATCTGGGGCGAGTATCTGCTCAACGCCCAGGGCGAGGATGTGGTCGCCGGGATCCGCACCCCTTCGCCCATCCAGAAGATGGCCGAGGAACTGCCCGAAGCCTACAAGCAATTCCTGGACATCGCGGAGAAACTGGAAAAGCACTACCGCGAGATGCAGGATGTGGAGTTCACCATCGAGCGGGGCAAGTTGTGGATGCTCCAGACCCGCAACGGCAAGCGCACGGCCAAGGCCGCGGTGAAAATCGCCGTGGATATGGTCAACGAGGGCCTGATTACCAAAGAAGAGGCCGTGACGCGCATCACGCCGGCGCAGGTGGACACCCTGCTGCACCCGCAATTCGACCTCGCCGAGGTGGAGAAAGCCCGCAAGGAGGGGCGTGTCATTGCCAAAGGCGTGAACGCCTCGCCCGGGGCCGCCGTGGGCAAGGTGTACTTCGACGCCGACACGGCCGAGAAGATGGCCAAGGAACACGGCGAAAAGGTCATCATGGTGCGGCCCTTCACCAAGCCCGACGATGTGCATGGCATGATCGCCTCCCAGGGCATTCTCACCAGTGAGGGCGGCGCCACCTCCCACGCGGCGGTGGTCGCACGGCAATTCGGCATCCCGGCCGTGGTGGGCGCCGGGGCCATCCGCATTGACCTGGAAAAGCGCCAGATGACCGTGGGCGACATCACCGTCCAGGAAGGCGACTGGATTTCCATCGATGGCTCCACGGGCGAGGTCTTCTTAGGACAGATGCCCACCATCGCCCCCTCGCTGGAAGAGCAAACCGAGTTGCTGACCCTGCTCGACTGGGGCGATGAAATCGCGGCCACGCCGGGCATCCGCCCGGCGCCCGAAGGCTGGCCCACCACGGGGTTGCAGGTGTGGGCCAACGCGGACTATCCGGAAGACGCTCGCCGCGCCCGTGCCTACGGGGCCAAGGGCATCGGCCTGGCCCGCACCGAGCACATGTTCTTCGAGCCGGAGCGCCTGCCCATCGTGCAACGCATGATTTTGGCCGAAAGCACCGAAGAACGCAAAGCCGCCCTGAACGAATTGCTGCCCTTCCAGCGCAGCGACTTCGAGGGCCTGTTCGAGGCCATGGACGGTTACCCGGTGATCATCCGCCTCATCGACCCGCCTTTGCACGAGTTCCTGCCCTCGCTGGAGAGCCTCATCGAAGAAGTGGCCACGATGAAGGCCAAGGGCGAAACGGAAGGGCTGGCCGAGAAAGAAGCCCTGCTGGCCAAGGTGCGCGCCCTGCACGAAAGCAACCCCATGATGGGCATGCGCGGCGTGCGCCTGAGCATCGTGATGCCCGAAATCGTGGAGATGCAGGTGCGGGCCATCTTCGAGGCGGCCTGCAATGTGAAAGCCCGCGGCGGCAGCCCCAAGCCTGAGGTGATGATCCCGCTGACCAGCCATGTGAACGAGTTGAAGCGCATCCAGCCCCGGCTGGAGGAAATCGCCAAGCAGGTGATGGAGGAGAAAGGCGTCACCGTGGAGTACAAATTCGGCACCATGATCGAGATCCCACGGGCGGCGCTGACCGCCAGGGAAATCGCCGAGGTAGCCCAGTTCTTCTCCTTCGGCACCAACGACCTCACCCAGATGACCTTCGGCTACAGCCGCGACGACGCCGAGCGCAACTTCCTCATCACCTACATCGAGGAAGGCATCCTGCCCGCGAACCCCTTCCAGACCGTGGACCGGGACGGCGTGGGGCGGCTGATGAAGATCGCCGTGGAAGAGGGTCGCGCCACGCGGCCCGAACTGGAAGTGGGTATCTGCGGCGAGCACGGCGGCGACCCGGCCACCATCGAGTTCTGCCACCTCATCGGACAGAACTATGTCAGTTGCTCGCCCTTCCGCGTGCCGGTGGCCCGCCTAGCCACCGCCCAGGCCGCGTTGAAGCACCGGCCCAAAGCGTAG